CGCCTGCCCTGCCGTGGTGCGGCGCCGCGGCCGGCGGGCCGGCTCCCGGCCGGCCCGTCCGCGCGCCCGCGTCCTTGCGTCCCTGCCTGCCTCGGCCGCCTTACTTGGCGCAGATCGCCTTGTCGGCCTCGACCCGCTGGATGTCCTCCGGCGCCTTCTGCGGCGCGTTCAGCGAGACCCCCGCCCCCTTGAAGTCGGCGCCGAGCGTCAACTTCATCGGGGTCTTGGGCGCGGCGTCGGCCGAACCCATCTTCAGCGCCGTGGCCGGCAGCCCCATCATGTCGGCCAGCGCCCGGGCCTGGTCGGCCTGGTTGGGCGCGTACTCCAGCTGGGTCGTGTCGACCTTGGCGGGCGCGTTGCCTCGGTTGCTGGCCTTGTTCACGCCCTTGCTGTTCTGCAGCCAGGCCAGCGTGGTGGACGCGGAGCCGCTGGGGCCTCCGCCGTTGTAGACGTCCACCCGTACGTCGCCGGCCGGGGCGCGGTTGCCCTGGAGCAGGGCGTCCGCCTTGCTCTTGGCCTCCGCGTCGGCCGCGTCCTTCGCCGCCTGCTCCTTCTTCTCGACCTCCGTCAGCGAGACGTCGCCCTGGATCATCTTCAGCAGCGGATCGGCCGACCCGTGCTCGATGACGACGGTCGCCTTCTTGCCCTCGGGCTCGGCCGGGTTGTCGAGCACCGGGAGCGTGGTGAAGGTGATGTTCTTCAGGTCCATGTCCTTCAACTCACCGGCGAGGTTGGTGAGTTTGTCGATGGACCCTATGCCCGAGTCCACGTTCAGCGACTTGGTGGCCGCCTCCGCGAGGGAGAAGAACTTCTTCGGACTGGTCAGCGTCTCCTTCGACTTCATCTCGCGCATCATCGATCCCAGGAACTGCTGCTGGGTCTTGATCCGGTCGAGGTCGCCGTGGTTGCCGAACGAGTGCCGGGTCCGTACGAAGGCCAGGGCCTGCTCGCCCTGCAGCCGGTGCTCGCCGGCGTCCAGCTTCAGCTTGGAGTCCTCGTCGTCCACGGCCTTCGCCAGGCAGACCGGAACACCGCCGACCGCCGTGCTCAGCACCTTCACCGCGTTGAAGTCGACCATCATGAAGTGGTCGATGGTGACCCCGGTGATGTCCTTCACCGTACGCATCGTGCAGCCCGGGTCGCGGCCCTCCTGGCCGAGGCTGATGTTGAACCGGGTCCCCTTCTCGCCGGGGATGGTCTTCGTCGTACCGTCCGGCTGCTTCGTCGGGCACGCGGGGATGTTCGTGATCAGGTCGCGCGGGATGGACAGCGCGGTGGCGTTGCTGCGGTCCTTGGCGACGTGGAACAGGATCGTGGTGTCGGCGTGGCCGACGCTGTCCGCGTCCCCGTAGCCCTCGTTGCCCGCGCCGCTGCGCTTGTCGGTGCCGATGACCAGGATGTTGATGGGCTGGTCCTTCTTGAACCCGCCCGTGCCCGCATCGCCGACGTCGGTGACCTTGAGGTTGTTGTTCAGGTGGTCGTAGTAGAGGTACGCGCCCACCGAACCGCCGACCAGCAGGAAGGCCAGGGTGCCGCCGGTGACGACCAGGGCCTTCTTGCGCCGGCCGCCGCCTCCGCCGCCCTTGCGCGGCCGCCCGCCGCGCCGCCCGGGCGGGCCGTCGCCGCGCCGCGGCCCGGGGACCGCCGGTGACGGGGCCTTGGGGGCTGCCGGGGCTCCGGGCGCGCCGTTGCGGGCCGACGACGGTCTGCGGGGTGCGGCGACCGAGGGCTGCTGCGCAGCGGAACGGTCCAGTCGCAGTTCGTAGTTGCCAGTGCGGGGGTTGAGCACCCACTGGTCTGCGGGGTCGATTTCGTCCGCCCGCCCACGGCTTTGCGCATCCACGGTTGCTCGAATCCTCCGTCGGTGCCTCGCGACGCGTCTCCCCCAAGACGCCCGGTCAACGATCCGGCTGCTGGTGCACGGCCTCTTTGCTGGCCGGGGCACCGGATCGCTCACCCTATCCGCCCACGTCAACTGCAAACCATGGTGGTGACAAATTCCACTCCCCTTATAGCGGGTCAAACCCCCCAACCCCTTCTGTTCGGGCACCGCCTTTTGGGATTGCTTTACCGGCAATCGGCCGTGCCCGCCGTGGTTCCCGTGAAGGTGGGGACGGGGGTCGGGGTGGAACCGGTTCCCGACGGGGGTGCGGCGGCCTCGGACTCGGCGGCGCGGGCGGTCTTACGGGACTGTTCGGTTTCGGCCGTCGGCGGGGTCACCGTCAGCGGCCTGTCCGTCCGCAGCCGCTCGAAGAGTTGGGCCGCGGCCGGCTGCACCAGCTCGTCCCGGTTCCGGTCGGCGGCGTACGGGCGGCGGGGCACCGTCAGGAACTTGACCTGCTCGGCCGGTATGTCCCGGATGCCCCGAACCAGTTCGTACAGATCGCGCAGCGAGGCCAGCCCCGGGTCCGTGGTCAACGAGGAGGTCGCCGCGTCCAGCAGGGGGTAGAGCCGGCCCGGGTTCAGCAGGACCCCGTTGCTCTGCACCTTCTTGACCAGCGAGCCGAGGAACTGCTGCTGGCGCTCCATCCGTTCGGTGTCGCTGCCGTCGCCCAGGCTGTAGCGGGCGCGCACGAAGCCCAGGGCCTGCTCCCCGTGCAGGGTCTGCAGTCCGGCCGGGAGCTTCAGCTTCGCCTCGGGGTCGTTCATCGGCTGCTTGAGGCAGATCTCCACCCCGCCGACCGCGTCGACCATCTTCTTGAACCCGCCGAAATCCACCACCATGTGGTGGTCGATGCGGATTCCGGTGAGCTTCTCCACCGTACGGATCGTGCAGGCGGCCCCGCCCCACTGGAACGCCCAGTTGAACTGCGCGAGCCGCTCGCCGGTCCGGCTCCCGCCCTCCGTCAGGCAGGCCGGGATCCGCGTCATCAGGTCCCGGGGTATCGAGACCGCCGTCGCGCTCCTGCGGTCCGCGGGCAGGTGCAGCAGGATCGCGGTGTCCGAGCGCTCGGTGCCCCCGTCCTGCCCGTACCGGGCGTTCTCCTTGCCGGAGCGCGAGTCCGAGCCGATCAGCAGGATGTTCTGCGCGCCGCCCACGAGGTGCGTGGGGCGCTCCCGCTCGTAGCGCTCGAGCTCGGCCGCCGCGGACGTGTCCTCGGTGATGTTCCCGTCGAGCTTGAGGTAGAGCCACCAGCCGACGGCCGCCCCGGCCAGGACCAGCAGGGCCAGCCCGAGCCCGATCCAGCGCAGCAGGCGGCGCCGGCGGCCGCGCGGAGGCTTCGATGAGCCTCCGCCGGCCCGGGTGCCGCCCGGTATGCCTGCGCTGTCCGTCACTCGCGTTCAGTCCCCTCGCCGCACCGGCTGCGTCGGTGACATGTGCGGGCCGTACGGGTGGATGCACGGCCTCTGCCGATCGTGCCCCCGGCCCGTCGGGGCGGCCCGGGGGCAGGCCCCTGTCTAGGGCCATGCGGGTGACAGATCGCCCGGCCTTGCGGTTGGGCGGAGTGGGTGACGGCGCAGCCCGGCGACAGGCCTCGTCAGGCGGCGGTGTGGGTGACGCGCTCGCTCTCGATCCGCTGCGCCAGGCCGTCCGCCGACAGCCGGTCCAGGTTCCGGCACAGCACCACGGACCCGCCCGCAGCCAGCGCGGCGAAAAGCCCTGCCGACAGCCCGTCCCAGCCGTCGTAGCCGAGCCCGGACAGCAGCCGCGAACCCGCGCCGAGGCCGAGCTTCGCCGCGTCCTCGCGGGCGCGCTCGACGATCCGTGCGTACGACAGCTCCTCGCCGCCGACCACCAGCCCCGGGCCGTTCGCGTCCACGGGGACGAACGGGGCGAACCGGTCGCCCTGCCCCGGCACCTCCACCGCGTAGTCCGCGAACCCGGCGGGCGGCTGCAGGAACCGCCCGCCCAGCGGCCGCAGCGCGAGCGCGACCCGCTCGCCGGAGCAGGCCGCGGCCTCCTCCAGGGTGTCGGGGCCGCTCACCACCAGATCGGCGTCGGCCGGATCCCCGCCCACCTCGGCGACGACCCCCACCGAGGCACAGGCGAGCAGCCACACGGCGCTCTGCCAGTGCGCGGGGAGCACCAGCGCGAGCCGGTCACCGGGCTCGGCGCCCAGGTCGCCCTGGAGCAGATTGGCGGTCTTGGCCACCCAATTGGCGAAGGTGGCGACGGACAATTCGACGCGCTCGCCCGTGGCGTCGTCGTAGAAGGTGACGAGAGGGCGGCCCGGATCGGCGGCGAGCGCGGATCGCAGCAGGTCGGCAGGGGTGCGGTCAGTGGCGTTCACCCGCCCCAGCCTACGCGCGGGCCCTCGCCCGTACGGCGGGCACCGGCTCCTCCGTACGGGCGAGCCACACGCGCCCCGCATCGGACGGGCCGTCAGTTCTCCGATGGCGCTTCGTGGTGACTGTGCTCAGCATCGCTTTCATGCGTGGATTCCTTGCTTCCTCGATCGGTGTCGCGACAGCCGCAGCCCTGGCCCTGCCGCTCGCGCTCTCCACTCCGGCCCTGGCCGCGCCGTCCATGAGCGCGGCCGCCCCCGTGGCCCCAGCCGGGTCCACCCAGTCGCTGCCGCTCGCCCCCCTGGGTCCCGCGGCCGACCGGTCCCCCGGCGTCCCCGGCATGAGCACCTCGCCCCGGCTGCCCGAGACCCGGGGTCTGCCGCCGCGCGAGGTCAAGAGGTTCTCGCTGGTCGGCGTCGTCTGGGACGACGCGAGCACCCAGCTGTTCGGCCGGGTCCAGGTCCGCACCCGCGCGGTGGCGACCGGGACCTGGTCCGACTGGCAGGACCTAGAGACCCACAACAGCGAACACGCCCCCGACCTCGGCACCGCGGAGAGCGGCACCGGCCGGGTCCGCGGCAGCACGGCCCCGCTGTGGGTCGGCGACTCCGACGGGGTCGAGGTCCGCGTCCAGGCGGAACCCGGAGCCCCGGCCACCCGCGCGGCGGCCCGGCTCCCGTCCGGCATGCGGATCGAACTCGTCGACCCGGGGGCGACGGACCCGGTGACGGTGATCGACGCCAAGAACGGCGCCTCGGGCACCTCCGACGAACCCGAAGGCGACGACAAGGGCGACGTGGAGGCCCTGCCGGGCATGACCATGGAGACGGCGGAGTCCTCCTCCGCGAACGTCCCGCTGGCCCCCCTCGGGGCGAAGGAGATCACCGCGCTCAACAAGGCGGACTCCACCGCCGACGCGGTCCTCGCCA
The Streptomyces sp. NBC_01296 DNA segment above includes these coding regions:
- a CDS encoding LCP family protein, coding for MDAQSRGRADEIDPADQWVLNPRTGNYELRLDRSAAQQPSVAAPRRPSSARNGAPGAPAAPKAPSPAVPGPRRGDGPPGRRGGRPRKGGGGGGRRKKALVVTGGTLAFLLVGGSVGAYLYYDHLNNNLKVTDVGDAGTGGFKKDQPINILVIGTDKRSGAGNEGYGDADSVGHADTTILFHVAKDRSNATALSIPRDLITNIPACPTKQPDGTTKTIPGEKGTRFNISLGQEGRDPGCTMRTVKDITGVTIDHFMMVDFNAVKVLSTAVGGVPVCLAKAVDDEDSKLKLDAGEHRLQGEQALAFVRTRHSFGNHGDLDRIKTQQQFLGSMMREMKSKETLTSPKKFFSLAEAATKSLNVDSGIGSIDKLTNLAGELKDMDLKNITFTTLPVLDNPAEPEGKKATVVIEHGSADPLLKMIQGDVSLTEVEKKEQAAKDAADAEAKSKADALLQGNRAPAGDVRVDVYNGGGPSGSASTTLAWLQNSKGVNKASNRGNAPAKVDTTQLEYAPNQADQARALADMMGLPATALKMGSADAAPKTPMKLTLGADFKGAGVSLNAPQKAPEDIQRVEADKAICAK
- a CDS encoding LCP family protein, yielding MTDSAGIPGGTRAGGGSSKPPRGRRRRLLRWIGLGLALLVLAGAAVGWWLYLKLDGNITEDTSAAAELERYERERPTHLVGGAQNILLIGSDSRSGKENARYGQDGGTERSDTAILLHLPADRRSATAVSIPRDLMTRIPACLTEGGSRTGERLAQFNWAFQWGGAACTIRTVEKLTGIRIDHHMVVDFGGFKKMVDAVGGVEICLKQPMNDPEAKLKLPAGLQTLHGEQALGFVRARYSLGDGSDTERMERQQQFLGSLVKKVQSNGVLLNPGRLYPLLDAATSSLTTDPGLASLRDLYELVRGIRDIPAEQVKFLTVPRRPYAADRNRDELVQPAAAQLFERLRTDRPLTVTPPTAETEQSRKTARAAESEAAAPPSGTGSTPTPVPTFTGTTAGTADCR
- a CDS encoding TIGR03089 family protein; amino-acid sequence: MNATDRTPADLLRSALAADPGRPLVTFYDDATGERVELSVATFANWVAKTANLLQGDLGAEPGDRLALVLPAHWQSAVWLLACASVGVVAEVGGDPADADLVVSGPDTLEEAAACSGERVALALRPLGGRFLQPPAGFADYAVEVPGQGDRFAPFVPVDANGPGLVVGGEELSYARIVERAREDAAKLGLGAGSRLLSGLGYDGWDGLSAGLFAALAAGGSVVLCRNLDRLSADGLAQRIESERVTHTAA
- a CDS encoding peptidoglycan recognition protein family protein, yielding MRGFLASSIGVATAAALALPLALSTPALAAPSMSAAAPVAPAGSTQSLPLAPLGPAADRSPGVPGMSTSPRLPETRGLPPREVKRFSLVGVVWDDASTQLFGRVQVRTRAVATGTWSDWQDLETHNSEHAPDLGTAESGTGRVRGSTAPLWVGDSDGVEVRVQAEPGAPATRAAARLPSGMRIELVDPGATDPVTVIDAKNGASGTSDEPEGDDKGDVEALPGMTMETAESSSANVPLAPLGAKEITALNKADSTADAVLASDGTLSAAARPYIGPRPRIVTRLGWGADESLREAGFVYTSTVKAAFVHHSASGNNYTCKDAPKVLRSLYRYHVVSSGWRDIGYNFAVDKCGTVYEGRAGGVAKAVQGAHTMGFNTDSMGIAVIGTYTTTAPPAAAVKAVAQLTAWKLGLFNRDPRAKTTLKSGGGNLFAKGTNVKLNVISGHRDGFATECPGKLLYGQLPPTRTSSAKLQGRP